From Vogesella sp. XCS3, the proteins below share one genomic window:
- a CDS encoding phage major tail tube protein — protein MAGKIQVNRITNANIYMEGNSLLGRAEEVKLPDVQAIMTEHKALGMIGKIELPSGFDKLEGEIKWNSFYPEAMKATANPYKTVQLQCRSSVETYGQGGRLEEKPLVTYLTISFKKNPLGTYKQHDNAEFPSSFSATYIKQVLDGEEILELDYLANIFRVGGEDMLTNYRANIGG, from the coding sequence ATGGCTGGCAAAATCCAGGTCAACCGCATCACCAACGCCAACATCTATATGGAAGGCAATAGCCTGCTGGGCCGTGCCGAAGAGGTGAAGCTACCCGACGTCCAAGCCATCATGACCGAGCACAAGGCGCTGGGCATGATTGGTAAGATCGAGCTGCCGTCTGGCTTCGACAAGCTGGAAGGCGAGATCAAGTGGAACAGCTTCTACCCCGAGGCGATGAAGGCCACGGCCAACCCGTACAAGACGGTGCAGCTGCAGTGCCGCTCCAGTGTCGAGACCTATGGCCAGGGTGGCCGCCTGGAGGAGAAGCCGCTGGTCACCTACCTGACTATCTCCTTCAAGAAGAACCCGCTGGGCACCTACAAGCAGCACGATAACGCTGAGTTCCCGTCGAGCTTCTCCGCCACCTACATCAAGCAGGTGCTGGACGGCGAGGAAATCCTGGAGCTGGATTACCTGGCCAACATCTTCCGCGTCGGCGGTGAGGACATGCTGACAAACTACCGCGCCAATATCGGCGGCTGA
- a CDS encoding phage tail sheath subtilisin-like domain-containing protein: MPANYLHGVETIEKDNGGRPVKTIKSAVVGLIGTAAIGAINQPILVLSDRDAANFGPQLAGFTIPQALDAIYDQGAGTVIVINVLDPAIHKTNVPSEAITFDASTDRVKLAHGAVANLVLKSNDNATTYVKDTDYTVTPVTGEIVRIKGGAIAAGASIKAGYDYADPSKVTAADIIGTVNAAGQRTGMKALRDTYNLMGFFAKLLIAPAYCTQTSVSAELIAMADYLDAFALIDAPVGTTFAQALAGRGPAGSINFNTSSERAILCYPHLKVYDAASDSERLEPYSQRLAGVIAAKDLERGFWWSPSNTEIKGIVGLERNLSAMIDDPNAEVNLLNEAGIVTVFNSFGSGMRVWGNRSAAWPVLTHMKNFIPVRRTGDIINESIRYFSLQYMDRPIEQALIDALVESVNGYGRKLIGDGAVLGFKAWYDPARNTKTELAAGHVLISYKYTPPPPMERLTFETEITDEYLATLKGGN; encoded by the coding sequence ATGCCAGCTAACTATCTGCACGGTGTTGAGACCATCGAAAAGGATAACGGCGGGCGCCCCGTTAAAACGATCAAAAGTGCGGTCGTGGGCCTGATTGGCACTGCGGCAATCGGCGCAATCAATCAGCCTATTCTGGTGCTGTCCGATCGTGACGCGGCCAACTTTGGCCCGCAGCTGGCCGGCTTCACCATCCCGCAGGCGCTGGATGCCATCTACGACCAGGGCGCTGGCACGGTGATCGTGATCAACGTGCTCGACCCGGCCATCCACAAGACCAACGTACCGAGCGAAGCGATCACCTTCGACGCCTCGACTGACCGCGTGAAACTGGCCCACGGTGCGGTGGCCAATCTTGTGCTGAAAAGCAACGACAACGCGACCACCTACGTGAAGGACACCGACTACACCGTCACACCGGTCACGGGCGAGATTGTCCGCATCAAGGGCGGTGCCATCGCGGCAGGTGCCAGCATCAAGGCCGGCTACGATTACGCTGATCCAAGCAAAGTCACAGCCGCCGACATCATCGGCACCGTCAACGCCGCCGGCCAACGCACCGGTATGAAGGCGCTGCGCGACACCTACAACCTGATGGGCTTCTTCGCCAAGCTGCTGATCGCCCCGGCGTACTGCACCCAGACCTCGGTCTCGGCCGAGCTGATTGCCATGGCCGACTATCTGGACGCCTTCGCGCTGATCGACGCGCCGGTAGGTACTACCTTCGCCCAGGCACTAGCAGGACGTGGCCCCGCTGGCAGCATCAACTTCAACACCTCCAGCGAGCGGGCCATCCTGTGTTATCCGCACCTGAAGGTGTACGACGCAGCCAGCGATAGCGAGCGGCTGGAACCCTATAGCCAGCGGCTGGCTGGCGTGATTGCAGCCAAAGACCTGGAGCGTGGCTTCTGGTGGTCGCCGTCCAATACCGAGATCAAGGGCATCGTCGGCCTGGAGCGCAACCTGTCGGCCATGATCGACGACCCGAACGCGGAAGTGAACCTGCTGAACGAGGCCGGTATCGTGACCGTGTTCAATAGCTTCGGTAGTGGCATGCGTGTGTGGGGCAACCGTTCGGCAGCCTGGCCGGTGCTGACGCACATGAAGAACTTCATCCCGGTACGGCGCACCGGAGACATCATCAACGAGTCGATCCGCTACTTCAGCCTGCAGTATATGGACCGGCCGATCGAACAGGCGCTGATCGACGCACTGGTGGAGTCGGTGAACGGCTATGGCCGCAAGCTGATTGGTGATGGCGCAGTACTAGGCTTCAAGGCGTGGTATGACCCAGCGCGTAACACCAAGACCGAGCTGGCAGCCGGCCACGTGCTGATCAGCTACAAGTACACCCCGCCACCGCCGATGGAACGGCTCACCTTCGAGACCGAGATCACCGACGAATACCTGGCAACCCTGAAGGGAGGTAATTGA
- a CDS encoding Gp37 family protein: MATTLEIIDAVAGCLRSKLPALAVEYFPERPADYRLNHPKGALLVSYLGSQFADTVDTHYIAQPRTVKLSVTVVLRQLNGRGGAVDVLDLVRRALVGFRPPDCRKLTAVSEKFLGENAGLWQYAVDFAGEAMLVEDADIGTEPLLTDVTQEEQP; this comes from the coding sequence ATGGCCACCACGCTAGAGATCATCGATGCCGTGGCGGGCTGCCTGCGCTCCAAGCTGCCCGCCCTAGCGGTCGAATACTTCCCGGAGCGGCCGGCGGACTACCGGCTCAATCATCCCAAGGGTGCGCTACTGGTGAGCTACCTGGGCAGCCAGTTTGCCGACACCGTTGATACCCATTACATCGCCCAGCCGCGCACCGTGAAGCTGTCAGTCACCGTGGTGTTGCGCCAGCTCAATGGCCGGGGCGGCGCGGTCGACGTGCTCGACCTGGTGCGCCGGGCGCTGGTGGGCTTCCGCCCACCGGACTGCAGGAAGCTCACGGCCGTGTCCGAGAAGTTCCTGGGCGAAAACGCCGGCCTGTGGCAGTACGCCGTCGACTTTGCTGGCGAGGCGATGCTGGTCGAAGACGCCGATATCGGCACCGAACCCCTTCTCACCGACGTTACCCAGGAGGAGCAACCATGA
- a CDS encoding gp436 family protein produces MRYCSLADLQLAMPLATLIQLSNDTMVEYGQPELTLNLAVVEEAVHQGEELVDAHLRGRYNLPLDPVPSMVKNMTVNLARHWLYARRPEGSELPDAVTRTYKSALQMLEAIRDGKLTIGVPTGEAAPEPGEMKVRARPRRFSSNLLDRY; encoded by the coding sequence ATGCGCTACTGCTCGCTTGCCGACCTGCAGCTGGCTATGCCGCTGGCCACCCTGATCCAGCTGTCGAACGACACGATGGTCGAATATGGCCAACCGGAACTGACGCTTAACCTGGCCGTGGTGGAGGAAGCCGTGCACCAGGGCGAAGAGCTAGTCGACGCCCATCTGCGTGGCCGCTACAACCTGCCGCTCGACCCGGTACCGTCGATGGTCAAGAACATGACGGTCAACCTGGCGCGGCACTGGCTGTACGCCCGGCGGCCGGAAGGCAGCGAGCTACCCGATGCGGTCACCCGCACCTACAAGTCCGCCCTGCAGATGCTGGAGGCGATCCGCGACGGCAAGCTGACCATCGGCGTGCCGACCGGCGAGGCTGCCCCAGAGCCGGGCGAGATGAAGGTGCGGGCACGGCCGCGCCGCTTCAGTTCCAACTTGCTGGATCGTTACTGA
- a CDS encoding capsid cement protein translates to MKSQNVILVASVLAIANLSARRFVGFNGGVCAEGAKALGVTETDTEADNMAPANVLGVILVEAGAAVAAGAEVQADSQGRAITKAAGVANGVAWDTATAAGELIRIVRGI, encoded by the coding sequence ATGAAGTCACAAAACGTGATCCTGGTCGCCTCGGTGCTGGCCATCGCTAACCTTTCCGCGCGCCGCTTCGTCGGCTTCAACGGTGGCGTCTGCGCCGAGGGCGCCAAGGCGCTGGGCGTGACGGAGACCGACACCGAAGCGGACAACATGGCCCCGGCCAACGTGCTGGGTGTGATCCTGGTGGAGGCCGGTGCTGCTGTGGCGGCGGGTGCTGAGGTGCAGGCAGACAGCCAGGGCCGTGCCATCACCAAGGCCGCCGGTGTGGCCAACGGTGTTGCCTGGGATACGGCCACGGCCGCCGGTGAGCTGATCCGCATCGTGCGGGGCATCTGA
- a CDS encoding peptidase: MNTSKPLHIFKPGRQTAMSGAVLDFSESDLAASARAYDPALHEAPIVIGHPKHDDPAYGWVKSLAVDSDGLNAEAHQVDAAFAELLAAKRFKKISASFYLPDAPNNPVPGVYYLRHVGFLGAMPPAVKGLKQAEFADAEEGVVEFGDWGMETNASLWRRMREWLLAKFDQETADQVVPDWQIESIREAARQDDAPRAAFADPTDTTVSLTQTTEEERHVTPEEKAALEAENAQLKQRLVAAEAATKSAAAAKRHGEHAAFAEQMIGEGKLAPKHKDAVVAFLDFADGESAVEFGEGAAKQPLATAFKSFLGDMPKVVEFGETATKDKSGKGGDTHAAEFAEKPTDPDRLSLHVRATELAAEKGIPYEQAVRQLL, translated from the coding sequence ATGAACACATCCAAACCCCTACACATCTTCAAGCCCGGCCGTCAGACCGCGATGTCTGGTGCGGTGCTTGATTTCTCCGAGTCCGATCTTGCGGCCAGTGCCCGCGCCTACGATCCGGCCCTGCATGAGGCGCCCATCGTCATTGGACACCCCAAACACGATGACCCGGCCTACGGCTGGGTGAAGTCGCTGGCTGTCGACAGTGATGGCTTGAATGCCGAGGCGCATCAAGTTGACGCAGCCTTCGCTGAGCTGCTCGCTGCCAAACGCTTCAAGAAAATTTCCGCCAGTTTCTATCTACCCGACGCTCCTAACAATCCGGTGCCTGGCGTGTACTACCTGCGCCACGTCGGCTTTTTGGGCGCGATGCCACCGGCCGTAAAGGGCCTCAAGCAGGCCGAGTTCGCAGATGCCGAAGAAGGCGTGGTCGAGTTCGGCGACTGGGGCATGGAGACCAATGCCTCACTGTGGCGCCGCATGCGCGAATGGCTACTGGCCAAGTTCGACCAGGAGACCGCCGACCAGGTTGTGCCCGACTGGCAGATCGAATCTATCCGCGAAGCTGCGCGCCAAGACGATGCGCCGCGTGCTGCCTTTGCTGACCCTACCGACACCACTGTTTCCCTGACCCAAACCACCGAAGAGGAGCGTCATGTGACCCCTGAAGAAAAGGCCGCGCTGGAGGCCGAAAACGCCCAGCTGAAACAACGCCTGGTAGCGGCCGAGGCCGCGACGAAATCGGCAGCAGCCGCCAAGCGCCACGGCGAGCACGCCGCCTTTGCCGAACAGATGATCGGTGAAGGCAAGCTGGCGCCGAAACACAAGGATGCCGTGGTGGCTTTCCTCGATTTTGCCGACGGCGAGAGTGCGGTGGAATTTGGCGAAGGTGCTGCTAAACAGCCGCTGGCTACCGCCTTCAAGTCATTCCTGGGCGATATGCCCAAGGTGGTCGAGTTCGGCGAGACCGCTACCAAGGACAAGTCCGGCAAAGGCGGCGACACCCATGCCGCCGAGTTTGCCGAAAAGCCCACCGACCCCGATCGCCTGAGCCTTCACGTGCGCGCCACCGAGCTGGCCGCCGAAAAAGGTATCCCCTACGAGCAGGCTGTGCGCCAGCTGCTGTAA
- a CDS encoding phage virion morphogenesis protein, translating to MSDFVSITVDDSQLQAALARLESSVLDMTPAMRKIAGTLAMVVEDNFAAEGRPRWTPSQRASSENGVTLQQTGRLASSIVTDYDAASVVIGSNAEYARIHQVGGQAGRGHAVELPARPYLPVTADGDLQPEASEAVLGTVLRHLKTAAGI from the coding sequence ATGAGCGACTTCGTCAGTATCACCGTCGACGATAGCCAGCTGCAGGCGGCGCTGGCGCGGTTGGAGTCGTCGGTGCTCGATATGACCCCGGCCATGCGCAAGATTGCCGGCACGCTGGCCATGGTGGTGGAAGACAACTTTGCTGCCGAAGGCCGGCCGCGCTGGACGCCCAGCCAACGAGCCAGCAGCGAGAACGGTGTCACCCTGCAGCAGACCGGCCGCCTGGCCTCGTCCATCGTCACGGACTATGACGCCGCCTCGGTGGTGATCGGTAGTAATGCCGAGTACGCCCGCATCCACCAGGTGGGCGGCCAAGCCGGCCGTGGCCACGCGGTAGAGTTGCCAGCACGCCCTTATCTGCCCGTCACCGCAGACGGCGATCTGCAGCCCGAAGCCAGCGAAGCGGTGCTCGGCACCGTGCTGCGCCACCTGAAAACCGCTGCCGGAATCTAG
- a CDS encoding phage minor head protein: MAKVDLAYCMSLEPKKAVEYLKNKGYAVTWYWEELWQDAQAQAFTVAKATRLDILQDIREAVGKALAEGKTFAWFKKELTPVLQAKGWWGKQEHVDTDTGEISQVQLGSPWRLQTIFRTNLQTAYMAGRWQAQIENVDDRPYWRYVAILDGSTRPSHRAMNGKVLRYDDPFWQSFYPPNGWGCRCRVTTLSADDITARGVQVETSEGKLGTAMKTVSVKTGEEREVATFRAVDPATGKTVTVSPDVGWSYNPGAAAWVPDLGRYTGKLASLARKELR, encoded by the coding sequence ATGGCTAAAGTGGATCTCGCTTACTGCATGAGCCTGGAGCCGAAGAAGGCGGTCGAGTACCTGAAGAACAAGGGCTACGCCGTCACTTGGTACTGGGAGGAACTATGGCAAGACGCACAGGCCCAGGCGTTCACCGTGGCCAAGGCCACGCGCCTGGACATCCTGCAGGACATCCGCGAAGCGGTGGGGAAAGCACTGGCTGAGGGCAAGACCTTTGCCTGGTTCAAAAAGGAGCTGACGCCGGTGCTGCAGGCCAAGGGCTGGTGGGGCAAGCAGGAGCACGTCGATACCGACACCGGCGAGATCAGCCAGGTGCAGCTGGGCAGCCCGTGGCGCCTGCAGACCATCTTCCGCACCAATCTGCAGACCGCCTACATGGCCGGCCGTTGGCAAGCCCAGATCGAGAACGTCGACGACCGCCCGTACTGGCGCTACGTCGCCATCCTGGACGGCAGCACCCGACCCAGCCACCGCGCGATGAACGGCAAAGTGCTGCGCTACGATGACCCGTTCTGGCAATCGTTCTACCCGCCCAACGGCTGGGGTTGCCGCTGCCGGGTCACCACCCTGTCGGCAGACGACATCACGGCGCGGGGCGTGCAGGTGGAAACGTCCGAAGGCAAGCTGGGCACTGCGATGAAGACCGTTTCGGTGAAAACCGGCGAGGAGCGCGAGGTGGCCACCTTCCGTGCCGTCGACCCTGCCACAGGCAAAACGGTCACCGTCTCGCCAGACGTGGGCTGGAGCTACAACCCCGGTGCCGCCGCCTGGGTACCCGACCTTGGGCGCTATACCGGCAAGCTGGCCTCGCTGGCCAGGAAGGAACTCCGATGA
- a CDS encoding DUF935 domain-containing protein, translated as MKAKGMWVSPTEFVQFGEPRKSLSEQIATRERSIDFHTLGMYLPNPDSVLKALGKDIKVYRELRADAHVGGCIRRRKAAVKALEWGLDRDKAKSRVAKSIESILADLDLSRIITEMLDAVLYGYQPMEVMWGKVGGYVVPIDIIGKPADWFVYDQDNQLRFRSRHNRLHGEALPARKFLVPRQDASYDNPYGFADLSMVFWPTTFKKGGLKFWVQFTEKYGAPWIIGKHPRSATPAETDLLLDNLEAMVQDAVAVIPDDASVEIKEAAGKTGSAEVYERLLTFCRSEVSIALLGQNQTTEATANRASAQAGLEVTRDIRDGDKAIVEEAMNTLIRWVCELNWGDGSRPVFSLWEQEEVDKVLAERDEKLTRAGAKLTPAYFKRAYKLQDGDLVEAATPDTPAAEFAEAEEAPDQDALDAALDALSTDALNADAQAMLAPLLKRIEGGAQPDALLGTLAELYPEMDASGLQERLARALFVAKLWGRLHG; from the coding sequence ATGAAAGCTAAAGGCATGTGGGTCAGCCCCACCGAGTTTGTCCAGTTCGGGGAGCCACGCAAATCGCTGTCCGAGCAGATCGCCACGCGCGAGCGCAGTATCGACTTCCACACCCTGGGCATGTATTTGCCCAACCCGGACAGCGTACTGAAAGCACTGGGTAAGGACATCAAGGTCTATCGCGAGCTGCGTGCCGATGCCCATGTAGGCGGCTGCATCCGCCGTCGTAAGGCGGCGGTGAAGGCGCTGGAATGGGGGCTGGATCGTGACAAGGCCAAGAGCCGTGTGGCCAAGTCGATCGAGAGCATCTTAGCCGACCTGGACCTATCCAGAATCATCACCGAGATGCTGGACGCCGTGCTCTACGGCTACCAGCCGATGGAGGTGATGTGGGGCAAGGTTGGCGGCTACGTAGTGCCGATCGACATCATCGGCAAGCCGGCCGACTGGTTCGTGTACGACCAGGACAACCAGCTGCGCTTCCGCTCCAGGCACAACCGACTCCATGGCGAGGCGCTACCCGCACGCAAGTTCCTGGTGCCACGCCAGGACGCCAGCTATGACAACCCCTACGGCTTTGCCGACCTGTCCATGGTGTTCTGGCCCACTACCTTCAAGAAGGGTGGCCTCAAGTTCTGGGTGCAATTCACCGAGAAGTACGGCGCGCCGTGGATCATCGGCAAACACCCGCGCAGCGCCACGCCGGCCGAGACCGATCTGTTGCTGGACAACCTGGAAGCCATGGTGCAGGACGCGGTGGCGGTGATCCCTGATGATGCCAGCGTAGAGATCAAGGAAGCGGCCGGCAAGACCGGTAGCGCCGAGGTATATGAGCGCCTGCTGACCTTCTGCCGCTCAGAGGTGTCGATTGCCCTCTTGGGGCAAAACCAGACCACCGAGGCCACCGCTAACCGCGCCTCGGCCCAGGCCGGACTGGAGGTCACCCGCGACATCCGCGACGGTGACAAAGCCATTGTTGAAGAGGCGATGAACACCCTGATCCGCTGGGTGTGCGAGCTGAACTGGGGCGACGGCTCCCGCCCGGTGTTCTCGCTGTGGGAGCAGGAGGAAGTCGACAAGGTGCTGGCCGAGCGTGACGAGAAGCTGACCCGCGCCGGTGCCAAGCTGACACCGGCCTACTTCAAGCGTGCCTATAAGCTGCAGGACGGTGACCTGGTCGAGGCGGCCACTCCCGATACGCCGGCGGCCGAATTTGCCGAGGCCGAAGAAGCACCTGACCAGGACGCGCTGGACGCAGCCCTCGATGCGCTGTCGACCGATGCCCTGAATGCCGACGCTCAGGCGATGTTGGCGCCGCTGTTAAAGCGGATTGAAGGCGGTGCCCAACCCGATGCGCTGCTCGGCACGCTGGCCGAGCTATACCCGGAGATGGACGCCAGTGGCCTGCAGGAGCGCCTGGCGCGAGCTCTCTTTGTTGCCAAGCTGTGGGGGCGCCTCCATGGCTAA